The segment ATCATCGCCGTTCGCGCGGTGGTATCCCGCAATCGACAACAGCCCCGCATATTCCCCCTGCGCCCCCGAATTGGGTTGCATCGAAATCGCGTCATATCCGGTAATATCACACAGCTTGGCCGACAGATCGTCGATCATTTCTTTGTAGCCCGCCGCCTGATCAACCGGCACAAACGGGTGCATCTGTGAAAACTCGCGCCAGCTGACCGGCATCATCTCGGCTGCCGAATTCAGCTTCATCGTGCACGACCCCAGCGGGATCATCGCCCGATCCAGCGCCAGATCACGATCCGCCAAACGACGCATATAGCGCATCATTTCTGTCTCGGCGCGGTTCATATGGAAAATCGGATGCGTCAGATACGTCGTCTGCCGCACCAGCTTTTCGGGCATGTGATAATGCGGCGTGTAATCCTTGTCTTCCTTGGTGATCCCGAAGGCGCGCCAGACCGCTTCGATGGTCGCGGGCTTCGTGCGCTCGTCCAGCGTGATCCCGACCTTGGTGTCTCCCACAGCGCGCAGATTAATCCCCTCATCCACCGCCGATTTCATCACCGCCTTTTGCAGCGGCCCCACCTCGACCGTGATCGTGTCGAAATAGGTCGCGGGGCGAATTTCGAACCCCGCCATCTTCAACCCTTCGGCCAAACGCGCCGTTTTGCGATGGATACGCTGGGCAATCGCTTTCAGGCCCTCCGGCCCGTGGAACACCGCATACATCGACGCCATCACTGCCAACAACGCCTGCGCCGTGCAGACATTCGATGTCGCCTTTTCACGGCGAATGTGCTGCTCGCGGGTTTGCAGGCTCAACCGGTAGGCGCGGTTGCCATGCGCATCAATCGACACGCCGACAATCCGTCCCGGCATTGCGCGTTTATAGGCATCCTTGCACGACATATACGCCGCATGCGGCCCGCCATATCCCTCGGGCACACCGAAGCGCTGGGTCGATCCAACCGCAATATCCGCGCCCATTTCACCCGGCTCTTTCAGCAAGGTCAGCGCCAGCGGGTCCGCCGAAATGATGCCGATGCCCTTATGCTCATGCAAGGCTGCAATCGGATCGGAAAAATCGCGCAGGTGCCCATATGTCCCCGGATACTGGAAAATCGCCCCGAATACCGCCGACGCATCCATGTCCATCGGGTCACCGACAATCACCTCGATCCCCAAGGGGGCTGCGCGTGTCTTCATCACCGCGATGTTTTGCGGGTGACAATCCTGATCTACAAAAAACTGCACCGATTTCGATTTTGACACCCGTTGCGCCATGGTCATCGCCTCGGCACAGGCAGTCGCCTCGTCCAGCAAGGACGCATTGGCGACCTCCAGACCGGTCAAATCCGAAATCATCGTCTGGAAATTCAACAAGGCTTCCAACCGGCCCTGCGCGATCTCCGGCTGATACGGGGTATAGGCCGTGTACCACGCCGGATTCTCAAGGATATTGCGCTGGATCGCCGGTGGCGTCACCGTCCCGTGATACCCCTGCCCGATCAACGACGTCAGCACCTTGTTCTTCGACGCAGTGACACGCAGATGCTCCAACACTTCGCGCTCCGACATCGCCTTGCCGAAATCCAGCGCACCCTTCATGCGGATGGCCGCAGGCACCGTGTCGTCGATCAAATCGGCAAGCGACCCCGCGCCGACCACCTTTAACATGTCCGACATTTCTGCCGGTGACGGCCCGATATGGCGCCGGTTCGCGAAATCATACGGCAAGTATTCAGTCGGCTTGAAAGTCATCGTGTTATCCTCGTTTTTCCCAAGCCGGGGCCGCGCCACCTTCACGCAGCCCCCGACTTCATCTTGCCAATAAACTCAATCCCGCTAGCCCCTTCGGGATCTAGCCGATGAATTTCTGATAGGCCGCTTCATCCATAAATTCATCCATCTGCGACGCATCGCTGATCTTCATCTTGAACATCCACGCATCCCCCTGCGGGTCATCGTTCACCATGCCGGGGTTGTCGGTCAGCGCGCTGTTCACCTCGGTGATTTCACCGTCGACAGGGGCCAGAATATCCGACGCCGCCTTGACGGATTCGATCACAACAACCTCGTCATCCTTGCTGACTGTGGTGCCTTCATCGGGCAGTTCCACGAACACCACATCGCCTAGTTGTTCGGCGGCGTGGATCGTGATGCCCACAACCATCTCACCGTCTTCCTCGCGCAGCCATTCGTGCTCTTCTGTAAACTTCATCTTGGTCTTCCCCGTTTTGATTATCGTTTGAAATTTGCCGCAACAAAGGGAAGCTTGGCAACGGTCAACGGCAACCTTTTGCCCCGCACCTCTCCCCAAAGCGCTGTGCCCACGTCACTTGCTGCCGTTTTCACCGTGCCCATGGCGACCGGTCCGCCAACACTGGGCCCGAAACCGCCCGATGTCACCACGCCAACCTCCTGCCCGCCTTCTGCGGCATCGAACACCGCCACGCCTTCGCGCATCGGTGCACGCCCTTCGGGGCGCAACCCAACCCGTTTGCGCGCCGCACCCGCGCTCAACTGATCCAGAATGACCTGCGCACCGGCAAATCCGCCCTCGCGTGTGCCCCCCGACCGCCGTACCTTCTGGATTGCCCAGTTCAACGCCCCTTCGACGGGTGTGGTACCTGCATCAATGTCATTGCCATACAGGCACAGCCCCGCCTCAAGGCGCAGTGAATCCCGCGCACCAAGGCCAATCGCCTCTACCGCGTCATGCGCCAACAGCGCCTCGGCCAGCGCCACCGCATCGTTGCCCGCCACAGAAATCTCGAACCCGTCTTCGCCCGTATACCCCGACCGCGACGCCCAAACAGCGATCCCGCCCAACTCCAGATCCGCAATATCCATAAACCGCATTTCCGCCGCGCGGGCGTCCATTGCGGCCACCACATCAACCGCCTGCGGTCCTTGCAGCGCAATCAGCGCGCGATCCGCCAGTTCTGTCACACTGACCTTCGGCTCCAACGCGCCGCGCATCCGTGTGATGTCCGCCTCCTTGCACGCCGCATTCACGACAACGAACAAATCATCGCCGCGCCGCGCGAACATCAGATCGTCCTCGATCCCGCCTGAATCATTTGTGAAAAACCCATAGCGCTGACGGCCGTCTTCCAACCCCAAAACATCCATCGGCACCAGCGTTTCAAATGCCAGCGCCACCGTTTCCCAGGACTCCCCCGACAGGATCACCTGTCCCATGTGGCTGACGTCAAACAACCCCGCAGCAGCGCGGCAATGCAGATGTTCTTTCATCACGCCCAGCGGATATTGCACCGGCATCGAATAGCCGGCAAAGGGCACCATTTTGGCCCCGAGAGACACATGCAAATCATAAAGCGCTGTCGCGTGTAAATCGTCCATCCGTCGCTCCCCTGACCGGATGTCGCAACAACACCGGCATCCTGACACCGCACCATGCGCTGTCCGATGCCCCCTCTGTCCTTTCGCCTGAGATCGTTATCCCTTCGGCGGGTGCTCTGCACCACTCTCCAGAGTGTCGTCGTCAGATCGCGGTCCTTGTGCCTGAGAGTTTCCGGGGCGGTTGCTCCTTCGGCATCAGCTGGGCTGATTCTCCCGTGATCTGTGCACAGATGTATGCCGTGCAAATACAAACCGTCAAGCGCTTGTCGCCACCGCCGTGCCATGCTTTTGTGCCGCCAATCAATGCGAGTACCCCATGACACCTTATTTCTTCGGCTATGGCAGCCTTGTGAACCGCGACACCCACTCCTACCCCGACGCCCATCCTGCACAATTGGTGGGCTGGCGGCGGGCATGGGTGCGCTCGGCCGCGTTCGACCGCGTGTTTCTCAGCGTAACCCTAGACCCTGAAACCACAATTTCCGGCCTGATCGCCGCCGTACCGGATGCCGATTGGGCCGCTTTGGATGCGCGTGAAACCGGTTATGCACGGCTGTCCTCCGGCGGGGCGGTGCAACATCCGCTGACACCTGCGCCCGACATCGCCCATTACGCGGTTCCCGTCTCGCAACAGGGCCACACGACAGCCAATACCATCATCCTCAGCTATCTGGATGTCGTCGTCCAAGGGTTCCTGCGCGAATTCGGCGAAGACGGGGTGCACGCGTTTTTCGACACCACCGACGGCTGGGACACCCCTATCCTGAACGACCGTGCCGCCCCGCAATACCCGCGCCACAAGGTGCTGACCAAGGCTGAAACCGCACTGGTGGATCACCACCTCAACCGCCTATCGGCGCGCGTGGAATAGCGTCATCAGACGCCCCTCGCGGCCGAACAGATCTTGTTTCACCTTCACCGGTGCGCCGCCCCGATCAATCACGCGCAACGCCAGAACCCATGCCACGGTGCCGAAAATCACACCGGCCAGCGCCTGACCGATCAGCACGCCCTGTGCACCGCCCAGCCATGATCCAATGAACACCAGCGGGATCAGCGCCACCGCGTTGCGCCCCCAGTTGGTAAAGGTGGACAGAAACGGCTGCCCCAGATTGTTGAACGCCGCGTTGGACACGAACAGCACACCGGGAAAGAAAAACGCCAGCGACAGCGGCCCGCAAAACAAATAGATCAGATCGCGCGTCACCCCTGTTGCCCCGAACAGATCGGCAATCGCACCGCGGGCGAAAAACAGGATCGCCGATACAAACACAATAATCAGCGCTACAAACAGAATGCCCGCGTTAAACCCGCGCTTCACCCGCACCATATCGCCCGCGCCATAGTTCTGTCCGATGATCGGCCCGACCGCACCCGACAGCGCAAAAACCACGCCAAAGGCCACCGGCACCAGTCGCGCAACAATCGCCATGCCTGCGACGGCCTCTTCGCCGTACCCCGATATCGCACGGGTCACAAACGCCTGCCCCACGGGGGTGGCCACCTGCGCCAAAATGGTCGGAAACGCGATGGCCAACACCGGCCCAAGGTCGCGCAGCATGCCGCGAAACTTCGGGCGCACGATGCCTTGGTAAATCTTGACCAAGGGCCAGATCGCCATAAAACAAATCGTCAGCCGCGCCGCGACAGACGCAATCGCGGCACCGGTCAACTCCAGATCCAGACCAAAGATCAGGATCGGGTCCAGCACCGCATTCACCACGCCCCCCGCAATCGTCGCCATCATCGCGCGGCGCGCATCGCCGTGCGCGCGCAAAACCGCACTGCCCATCATGCCCAAAATCAGAAACGGCATCGACGGCACGATGATCTGCAGGAAATGCACCGCCAGCCCTGCGGTTTCGCCACTCGCCCCCAACAAGGCGACCAATTTATCCAGCATCAACCAGACAAGCGTGGAAAACCCGACGCCAAGGACAAACCCGTAGCCAAGCGCATGGGTGGTGCGTTCGCGTGCCAGCACCTCGTCGCCCGACCCCAAGGCCCGCGCGACCAAGGCCCCCGCCGCGATGCCAAGGCCAATACCGATAGAGGCCGTAAAAAACAGGATCGCACCGGCATATCCGATGGCGGCGGCCAGTTCGGCCTTGCCCAGCATCGAGATGAAAATCATGTCAACGAAATCGACGATAAACACCGCCATCAACCCCAGCGACGCGGTCAGCGACATCACCGTGACATGGCCAAACAAGTTGCCCTTCAGAAACTTGGCCTCAGCCATGATATGCCCTCCCGTTCAACGCAAAAAGGGCAGCGCATAAACGCCGCCCCTTCATATCCGTGGACCCCGCAAATGGATGGTCCCGTCTCATCCGCGGGCCTTGATCACCTGCAACAGCGGCATCACCGCGGCCATTTCCGGCCCGTGTTCCTGCCCCGTCAGCGCCAGTCGCAAGGGGCGGAACAACCCGCGTCCTTTGCGGCCCGTTTGTTCCTTGACCGCTGCGGTCCATGTGCTCCACGTGTTCGCGTCAAACGGCATCTCCGGCAGCATCGCCATGGCTTCGGCGATGAACGCCTTGTCGTCCTCTTCGATCACCGGCTCGGCCCCGTCGCGGAACATCGCCCACCATGCGTCCAGTTCGCCCAAGGTCTCGATGTTCTCGCGGGTCACCGCCCAGAACTGTTCGGCCAGCGGTTTTGGCACACCCAAACCGTCCAGCGTCTCGGCCACCTCTGCCACATCCAGTGTCTGCAAATACCGCCCCGTCAGCGGGAACAGATCACGCTCGTCAAATTTCGTCGGGGCCGCACCAAAGTGGTTGATGTCAAACCCGTCGATCAACTCGGCCATATCCGTGCGCAGCTCAACCGGATCGCTTGAACCCAAACGTGCCATCAGCGACAGCAGCGCAAAGGGCTGCACCCCCTGCTCCCGCAGATCGCGCAGCGCCAGCACGCCAAGACGTTTCGACAGCGCCTCGCCCTGCGGGCCGGTCAACAGCGAATGATGCGCAAAGGACGGATGGTCATGGCCCAGCGCCTTCATAATCTGGATTTGTGTCGCCGTGTTGGTTACATGGTCAGACCCGCGTACAACATGGGTCACGCCCATCTCCGTGTCATCGACAACACTGGCCAGCGTGTACAAAATCTGCCCGTCGCCGCGGATCAACACCGGATCAGACACCGACGCCGCATCAATCGAAATATCGCCCAGAATACCGTCGTTCCACTCGATCCGCGCGCGGTCCAGCTTGAACCGCCACACACCATCACCGCGTTCGGCCCGCAGCGCGTCTTTTTCAGCGTCCGACAGGTTCAGCGCCGACCGGTCATAGACCGGCGGCTGGCTCATGTTCAGCTGCTTCTTACGCTTGAGGTCCAGCTCGGTCGGCGTCTCGAAGGCCTCGTAAAACCGCCCCTTGGCACGCAGATCGTCGGCGGCCGCATGATACTGGTCCAACCGCTCCGACTGGCGCTCGACGCGGTCCCAATGCAGACCCAGCCACTCCAGATCCTGCTTGATCCCGTCGACGTATTCTTCCTTGGACCGCTCGGGGTCCGTGTCGTCGATGCGCAGGATGAACGTGCCGCCGGCCTTGCGGGCGATCAGATAGTTCATCAGCGCCGTGCGCAGATTGCCCACGTGGATATAACCGGTGGGGGAGGGGGCGAAACGGGTGGTTGTCGGGCTGGCCATGCATGATCTCCTTGCGAGCGGCAGGCTTCTCACAACAGCTCGAAATTGTCCAGTTAGGTTGAACGGACCGGCCAGCTCTTGGCAAGATCCGCCAATCCCGCCCGCACCAGCTCGGCCAGAACATCCATATCCGCATCCTCCAGCTTGTTCAGATACAAACAGGATTTCCCGATGGAATGCTTGCCCAACCGCCCAACGATACCCGAAAAATCCGCATACCCCGGCATGATGTAAATGCTCAGCTTGGCCTTGCGCGGCGCGAAACCGGTGGCAAAATAACTGCCGGTGCGGCCCGAAGCATAAGTGTAGTCATACCTGCCGTAACCCAGCATTGACCCCGACCACAAAACCGGCTGCCATCCCGTGACTTCACGGAAAAACGCATCCAGTCGTGCTGCTTCCGTGTGACGTCTAGCGGGTTCAACCGAGTCTAGAAAGCGCGCCACATCCGTCATCTGCACCCTCTACTGGCGGCGATCAGCCGCCTTCCTTCAGCGCCCCGCCTTCCCAGTCACCGCTGGTTTCCTCGCCCGTGGCATAACGCATCGTGCCCGCACCCTGCCGCTTACCCGCCTTGAACATGCCCTCATAGACATCGCCGTTAGCATAGGTCGCAGTGCCCATGCCCTCGATCTCGCCATTGGCCCATGCGCCCTCGTATTTGAAACCGGTCGCCATCGTGATGGTCCCCTCGCCGTGGCGCTGGCCCTTTTCGAAGCCGCCCGCATAAACCGTCCCGTCAGGGTAGGTCGCCGTGCCCATGCCATGGCGCTGACCGTCCTGCCACGCGCCCTCATAGCGATACCCGTCGGCATAGGTCATCACCCCCTGGCCTTCATTGCGGGCGTTCTTGAAATCGCCCTCGTACACGATGCCGTTGGGATAGGTGGCGCGCCCCTTGCCCTCGATCACACCGGCCAGCCACTCCCCCTCATAGGTCGATCCGTCAGGATAGGTGATCTTGCCCGTGCCATCCGCCAGATCGTTGCGAAACTGTCCCGCGTAAACCGACCCGTCGGGATAGGTCACGCGCCCCTCGCCCTCGATCTGGCCAGCAACCCAGGATCCGGCATAAACATAGCCGTCGGTGCCTGTAAACGTGCCCTGCCCGTCGCGGCGGTCGTCGCTGAAATCGCCCTCGTAAACGTCCCCGTTTTCATACGTGACCTTGCCCTTGCCCTGCCGCTTGCCCGCAACCAGCTGGCCCTCGTACACATCGCCGTTCGGTTGGGTCAGGGTCCCCTCGCCGTCGATCTGCCCGTCATTCCACTGACCGACATAAATCAACCCGTCCGGCATTTTCAGCGTGCCGGTGCCACTGCGCTTGCCCGCGACGATATCGCCCTCGTAAACCGCGCCATCAGGATAGGTGATCGTCCCCACCCCCTGTTTCACGCCGTCGACCCAGTCGCCCTTGTACTCGTACCCGCCGGTACTTTGCATCAC is part of the Sulfitobacter geojensis genome and harbors:
- the gcvP gene encoding aminomethyl-transferring glycine dehydrogenase — translated: MTFKPTEYLPYDFANRRHIGPSPAEMSDMLKVVGAGSLADLIDDTVPAAIRMKGALDFGKAMSEREVLEHLRVTASKNKVLTSLIGQGYHGTVTPPAIQRNILENPAWYTAYTPYQPEIAQGRLEALLNFQTMISDLTGLEVANASLLDEATACAEAMTMAQRVSKSKSVQFFVDQDCHPQNIAVMKTRAAPLGIEVIVGDPMDMDASAVFGAIFQYPGTYGHLRDFSDPIAALHEHKGIGIISADPLALTLLKEPGEMGADIAVGSTQRFGVPEGYGGPHAAYMSCKDAYKRAMPGRIVGVSIDAHGNRAYRLSLQTREQHIRREKATSNVCTAQALLAVMASMYAVFHGPEGLKAIAQRIHRKTARLAEGLKMAGFEIRPATYFDTITVEVGPLQKAVMKSAVDEGINLRAVGDTKVGITLDERTKPATIEAVWRAFGITKEDKDYTPHYHMPEKLVRQTTYLTHPIFHMNRAETEMMRYMRRLADRDLALDRAMIPLGSCTMKLNSAAEMMPVSWREFSQMHPFVPVDQAAGYKEMIDDLSAKLCDITGYDAISMQPNSGAQGEYAGLLSIAGYHRANGDDHRNICLIPMSAHGTNPASAQMVGWKVVVVKSADNGDIDLDDFRAKAAAAGENLAGCMITYPSTHGVFEETVTEVTKITHDHGGQVYIDGANMNAMVGLSRPGDLGGDVSHLNLHKTFCIPHGGGGPGMGPIGVKAHLIPHLPGDPNGGGAAVSAAPFGSPSLLPISWSYCLMMGGEGLTQATRVAILNANYIAKRLEGAFDVLYRGPTGRVAHECILDVRPFEESAGVTVDDIAKRLIDCGFHAPTMSWPVAGTLMVEPTESETKAELDRFCDAMLAIRAEIDAIERGEMDAVNNPLKNAPHTVEDLVLEWGERPYSREQGCFPPGAFRVDKYWPPVNRVDNVHGDRNLICTCPPLSDYAEAAE
- the gcvH gene encoding glycine cleavage system protein GcvH encodes the protein MKFTEEHEWLREEDGEMVVGITIHAAEQLGDVVFVELPDEGTTVSKDDEVVVIESVKAASDILAPVDGEITEVNSALTDNPGMVNDDPQGDAWMFKMKISDASQMDEFMDEAAYQKFIG
- the gcvT gene encoding glycine cleavage system aminomethyltransferase GcvT yields the protein MDDLHATALYDLHVSLGAKMVPFAGYSMPVQYPLGVMKEHLHCRAAAGLFDVSHMGQVILSGESWETVALAFETLVPMDVLGLEDGRQRYGFFTNDSGGIEDDLMFARRGDDLFVVVNAACKEADITRMRGALEPKVSVTELADRALIALQGPQAVDVVAAMDARAAEMRFMDIADLELGGIAVWASRSGYTGEDGFEISVAGNDAVALAEALLAHDAVEAIGLGARDSLRLEAGLCLYGNDIDAGTTPVEGALNWAIQKVRRSGGTREGGFAGAQVILDQLSAGAARKRVGLRPEGRAPMREGVAVFDAAEGGQEVGVVTSGGFGPSVGGPVAMGTVKTAASDVGTALWGEVRGKRLPLTVAKLPFVAANFKR
- a CDS encoding gamma-glutamylcyclotransferase family protein, which produces MTPYFFGYGSLVNRDTHSYPDAHPAQLVGWRRAWVRSAAFDRVFLSVTLDPETTISGLIAAVPDADWAALDARETGYARLSSGGAVQHPLTPAPDIAHYAVPVSQQGHTTANTIILSYLDVVVQGFLREFGEDGVHAFFDTTDGWDTPILNDRAAPQYPRHKVLTKAETALVDHHLNRLSARVE
- a CDS encoding MATE family efflux transporter — translated: MAEAKFLKGNLFGHVTVMSLTASLGLMAVFIVDFVDMIFISMLGKAELAAAIGYAGAILFFTASIGIGLGIAAGALVARALGSGDEVLARERTTHALGYGFVLGVGFSTLVWLMLDKLVALLGASGETAGLAVHFLQIIVPSMPFLILGMMGSAVLRAHGDARRAMMATIAGGVVNAVLDPILIFGLDLELTGAAIASVAARLTICFMAIWPLVKIYQGIVRPKFRGMLRDLGPVLAIAFPTILAQVATPVGQAFVTRAISGYGEEAVAGMAIVARLVPVAFGVVFALSGAVGPIIGQNYGAGDMVRVKRGFNAGILFVALIIVFVSAILFFARGAIADLFGATGVTRDLIYLFCGPLSLAFFFPGVLFVSNAAFNNLGQPFLSTFTNWGRNAVALIPLVFIGSWLGGAQGVLIGQALAGVIFGTVAWVLALRVIDRGGAPVKVKQDLFGREGRLMTLFHARR
- the gltX gene encoding glutamate--tRNA ligase — protein: MASPTTTRFAPSPTGYIHVGNLRTALMNYLIARKAGGTFILRIDDTDPERSKEEYVDGIKQDLEWLGLHWDRVERQSERLDQYHAAADDLRAKGRFYEAFETPTELDLKRKKQLNMSQPPVYDRSALNLSDAEKDALRAERGDGVWRFKLDRARIEWNDGILGDISIDAASVSDPVLIRGDGQILYTLASVVDDTEMGVTHVVRGSDHVTNTATQIQIMKALGHDHPSFAHHSLLTGPQGEALSKRLGVLALRDLREQGVQPFALLSLMARLGSSDPVELRTDMAELIDGFDINHFGAAPTKFDERDLFPLTGRYLQTLDVAEVAETLDGLGVPKPLAEQFWAVTRENIETLGELDAWWAMFRDGAEPVIEEDDKAFIAEAMAMLPEMPFDANTWSTWTAAVKEQTGRKGRGLFRPLRLALTGQEHGPEMAAVMPLLQVIKARG
- a CDS encoding DUF1801 domain-containing protein, with translation MTDVARFLDSVEPARRHTEAARLDAFFREVTGWQPVLWSGSMLGYGRYDYTYASGRTGSYFATGFAPRKAKLSIYIMPGYADFSGIVGRLGKHSIGKSCLYLNKLEDADMDVLAELVRAGLADLAKSWPVRST
- a CDS encoding MORN repeat-containing protein; translation: MSLRAIALCLTLMPLPALAQDGEVQTKQYDDGGIYEGTFKDGLQDGQGTYKLPNGYEYSGTWVEGEIKGEGVARFPNGSVYEGNFERGKPDGFGKITFADGGTYEGEWQAGAIMGQGIALYANGVRYEGELRNAKHHGKGVMQSTGGYEYKGDWVDGVKQGVGTITYPDGAVYEGDIVAGKRSGTGTLKMPDGLIYVGQWNDGQIDGEGTLTQPNGDVYEGQLVAGKRQGKGKVTYENGDVYEGDFSDDRRDGQGTFTGTDGYVYAGSWVAGQIEGEGRVTYPDGSVYAGQFRNDLADGTGKITYPDGSTYEGEWLAGVIEGKGRATYPNGIVYEGDFKNARNEGQGVMTYADGYRYEGAWQDGQRHGMGTATYPDGTVYAGGFEKGQRHGEGTITMATGFKYEGAWANGEIEGMGTATYANGDVYEGMFKAGKRQGAGTMRYATGEETSGDWEGGALKEGG